The Alteromonas stellipolaris genome includes a region encoding these proteins:
- a CDS encoding helix-turn-helix domain-containing protein codes for MIVKRLREKRNWSQEQLATLSGLSTRTIQRIESGNKASIESLKALASVFEIDISKLQEEIIVIDKTSKEWNKEPLWVRFSFWGVKARKQIIMLEMITVLLGLLTWLIKPDVFATPAFFLLAYIFSNMKHYIDTKKYW; via the coding sequence ATGATAGTCAAACGTCTTAGAGAAAAACGAAACTGGTCGCAAGAACAACTTGCCACGTTAAGTGGCTTGAGCACGAGAACTATTCAACGAATAGAAAGTGGAAATAAAGCCAGCATAGAATCTCTTAAAGCCCTTGCCTCTGTGTTTGAAATTGACATTTCTAAACTTCAAGAGGAAATTATCGTGATAGACAAAACATCTAAAGAATGGAACAAAGAGCCATTGTGGGTCAGGTTTTCGTTTTGGGGAGTAAAAGCAAGAAAGCAAATTATCATGTTAGAAATGATAACCGTGCTCTTGGGCCTACTAACTTGGCTCATAAAACCCGACGTATTTGCCACGCCGGCATTTTTTCTTTTAGCTTACATCTTTTCTAACATGAAGCATTATATTGATACGAAAAAATATTGGTGA
- a CDS encoding GNAT family N-acetyltransferase has protein sequence MLINPLVELEDSYLNYIKELGSEERYPYPMDLDYSNFPAFVQLLNDYSEGINLPSHMVPNTTFWLIENQEIIGCSHLRHTLNDSLKHAGGHIGLGVRPRYRGKGVGKRLLSQTIERANRMGISAVHIHCYKSNISSTKLIESSGAILHSTIDLEDSSETVLRFIHEHT, from the coding sequence ATGCTTATCAATCCTTTAGTTGAACTTGAAGATAGCTATTTAAACTACATCAAAGAATTGGGTAGCGAAGAACGTTATCCCTATCCAATGGATTTAGATTACTCAAACTTTCCTGCTTTTGTTCAGTTGCTAAACGATTATTCAGAGGGTATCAACTTACCCAGTCACATGGTGCCCAATACCACTTTCTGGCTTATCGAAAACCAAGAAATTATTGGCTGCTCCCATTTACGGCACACATTAAACGACTCATTAAAACATGCTGGCGGACATATCGGGTTAGGTGTAAGGCCTCGTTATCGCGGCAAAGGCGTTGGAAAACGTTTGTTATCTCAAACCATCGAGCGAGCTAATAGAATGGGTATTTCAGCGGTGCATATTCACTGCTACAAAAGCAATATCAGCTCTACAAAGCTCATAGAATCTTCTGGCGCAATACTACATTCAACTATAGATTTAGAGGATAGTTCGGAAACGGTACTTAGGTTTATTCATGAGCACACCTAA
- a CDS encoding superinfection immunity protein has translation MEYIDSILASDNYAFIGFLLVGVLILWFLPALLALAFNRKQFKYILLACIPAGFSLIAWGGVMVWATTGKAIGKYANKASSEN, from the coding sequence ATGGAATACATCGATAGTATTTTGGCAAGTGACAACTACGCATTTATAGGCTTTTTACTCGTTGGGGTTTTAATCCTCTGGTTCCTTCCAGCATTGCTTGCTTTGGCTTTTAATAGAAAGCAATTCAAATATATATTGCTTGCTTGTATTCCCGCGGGCTTTTCTCTAATAGCATGGGGAGGAGTAATGGTTTGGGCTACAACGGGCAAAGCAATTGGTAAATATGCAAATAAAGCCAGTAGTGAGAATTAA
- a CDS encoding acyl-CoA thioester hydrolase/BAAT C-terminal domain-containing protein — MLKIVKYFSFIVLIILILLVGFVFITPMTFDSSTPPLNYGKVDAELFLGEGKEQPLLVYFGGSEGGNSMTKPHNIKERQQYIDQGYAMLAVGYFGMEGIPQELDRISLDAIYNEIVLTLNNPRLNSNCVAVMGGSKGAELALTLASKYTRINGVVSLAGSHVVFAGPSFFADGKTSSFMFNDQELPHVPLTLNILPSVLMGNLRRAHEIALMDIDSVEEARIKVEDVNGPILLVSGEKDHIWPSQEMSEEVIERLKTKGFPHPFKHIAVPNGNHFQPQNDFQPEVIKFLNEKFLPYCDAHHQNIAVDTQKSI; from the coding sequence GTGTTGAAAATAGTTAAATATTTTAGCTTTATAGTTCTCATCATATTAATTTTGTTAGTTGGGTTTGTATTCATTACTCCAATGACATTCGACTCTAGTACTCCCCCTTTGAACTATGGAAAAGTTGATGCTGAGCTGTTTTTGGGTGAAGGTAAGGAACAGCCTTTACTTGTATACTTTGGCGGTAGTGAAGGCGGAAATAGTATGACAAAGCCTCATAACATTAAAGAAAGACAGCAGTATATTGATCAAGGATATGCGATGTTAGCTGTTGGATATTTTGGTATGGAAGGTATACCTCAAGAGCTAGATCGAATTTCTTTAGATGCTATTTATAATGAAATAGTTCTAACATTAAATAACCCAAGACTAAATTCGAATTGTGTCGCTGTTATGGGGGGCTCTAAGGGAGCTGAATTAGCACTTACCTTGGCTTCTAAATACACACGAATCAATGGTGTTGTTTCATTAGCTGGAAGTCATGTTGTATTTGCCGGCCCTTCTTTTTTTGCTGATGGCAAAACCTCTTCATTTATGTTTAATGACCAAGAGCTCCCTCACGTACCACTAACGCTGAATATTTTACCATCAGTTTTAATGGGCAATTTACGACGTGCTCATGAAATAGCACTAATGGATATTGATTCGGTCGAGGAGGCTAGAATAAAGGTAGAGGATGTTAATGGACCTATCTTATTAGTTTCCGGTGAAAAAGATCACATATGGCCTTCACAAGAAATGTCAGAAGAAGTAATAGAGAGATTAAAAACAAAGGGCTTCCCCCATCCTTTTAAACATATCGCTGTACCTAACGGAAATCATTTTCAACCTCAAAATGATTTCCAACCGGAAGTGATTAAATTTTTGAATGAAAAATTCTTGCCTTACTGCGATGCTCATCATCAGAACATCGCCGTTGACACCCAAAAAAGCATTTAA
- a CDS encoding VOC family protein, with protein MELNQVTLPVSNMDDAVGFYLKLGFTQIVDTPHYARFSCPNGNATFSLSLENEVFENKSVIYFEHEHLDELYQNLSQKGIQFIQPPTEQSYLWKEAILKDPSGNKIKLYWAGENRLNPPWKVEIRE; from the coding sequence ATGGAACTCAATCAGGTTACTTTACCAGTAAGCAATATGGATGATGCTGTTGGTTTTTACTTAAAGCTTGGCTTCACACAAATTGTCGACACACCTCACTATGCTAGATTTTCTTGCCCAAATGGAAACGCTACATTTTCTTTATCTCTTGAAAATGAAGTGTTTGAAAATAAGTCGGTAATTTATTTTGAACACGAACACCTTGATGAGCTTTACCAAAATTTATCTCAAAAAGGTATTCAGTTTATACAACCCCCTACTGAGCAAAGTTACCTTTGGAAAGAGGCTATTCTAAAAGACCCTTCTGGTAATAAGATCAAACTCTACTGGGCGGGCGAAAACCGCTTAAATCCGCCGTGGAAAGTAGAAATACGCGAGTAA
- a CDS encoding antibiotic biosynthesis monooxygenase family protein: MFVVMFEFVVKTGYEEQFLSAWPKTTQGIFLFKGSLGSRLHRHKNDTFIAYAQWPDEETYRQAAKIEMSAAYEQQRQLMRESLNLESTKTLYEMEVEIDYLHRRVFDV, from the coding sequence ATGTTCGTCGTAATGTTTGAGTTCGTAGTAAAGACTGGATATGAAGAGCAATTTCTTTCCGCATGGCCCAAAACCACGCAAGGTATTTTCCTATTCAAAGGAAGTCTAGGTTCTCGTTTACATAGGCATAAGAACGATACTTTTATCGCTTACGCTCAATGGCCAGATGAAGAAACCTATCGCCAAGCCGCTAAAATCGAAATGAGCGCCGCATATGAACAGCAACGTCAATTAATGCGAGAAAGCCTTAATTTAGAATCAACAAAAACCTTGTATGAAATGGAAGTTGAAATTGATTACTTACATCGTAGAGTCTTTGATGTATAA
- a CDS encoding alpha/beta hydrolase, with protein sequence MKRILYGLLLILGSQCNAWSVETVFTTEDLVINSKKLGETRNLVVYLPAGYLKSDAHYPVLYVTDGDIQGPHTAGTIDYLAKFDQAPQMIIVGIVNPRETRERDLTLTSANNQNPQQLVNADLFLAFVEQEVIPEVKARYRTLDYQGLAGTSHGGQFAINALVKRPGLFNGVVAVSPSLYWNKSQLLTLTENALKQGSLQGRLYISIAQEEPTMTEPFANFVALTKRYPNQQFAVTSQMFSNETHNTTALLGQYYGVKYLFNGWAIPETPQTLADLQAIFATRSSLLKTSMIIPEDRAAGYGQWLQYLNRQDDALALLKWNTENYPHSLNAHTALINAYLHFNMEDEAKQALGTALRLIKGLSTEQKEQLQSLFS encoded by the coding sequence GTGAAAAGGATACTTTACGGATTGTTACTTATATTGGGAAGCCAATGTAACGCGTGGTCAGTTGAAACAGTATTTACAACCGAAGACTTAGTTATAAATAGTAAAAAGCTTGGTGAAACACGTAACCTTGTAGTGTATTTGCCTGCAGGTTACTTAAAAAGCGACGCACACTACCCTGTATTGTATGTAACAGATGGTGATATTCAGGGGCCTCATACTGCGGGTACGATAGATTATTTGGCAAAATTCGATCAGGCACCACAGATGATTATTGTGGGTATTGTGAACCCTCGTGAAACACGCGAAAGAGACTTAACCTTAACCAGTGCAAATAATCAAAACCCACAGCAGTTAGTAAATGCAGACCTGTTTTTAGCTTTTGTTGAGCAAGAAGTGATACCCGAAGTAAAAGCGCGCTATCGTACTTTAGATTACCAAGGGTTGGCTGGCACCTCACACGGGGGACAATTTGCTATTAATGCTTTAGTGAAACGACCAGGTTTGTTCAATGGTGTTGTAGCAGTAAGCCCATCTCTATATTGGAATAAAAGCCAGTTACTTACATTAACTGAAAACGCGTTAAAGCAAGGCAGTTTACAAGGGCGTTTGTATATTTCTATAGCACAAGAAGAGCCTACAATGACTGAGCCCTTCGCCAACTTTGTTGCACTAACAAAGCGTTACCCTAACCAGCAATTTGCTGTAACCAGCCAAATGTTTAGTAATGAAACGCATAACACCACTGCATTACTTGGTCAGTACTATGGTGTGAAGTATTTATTTAATGGTTGGGCAATACCTGAAACACCGCAAACCTTAGCCGATTTACAGGCTATCTTTGCAACACGTTCGTCATTGTTAAAAACATCGATGATTATTCCCGAAGATCGGGCTGCTGGTTATGGGCAGTGGTTACAGTATTTAAACAGGCAAGACGATGCGCTAGCCCTGCTTAAATGGAATACAGAAAATTACCCACATTCTTTAAATGCACATACCGCACTGATCAATGCTTACCTTCATTTTAATATGGAAGATGAAGCTAAACAGGCGCTTGGTACAGCGTTGCGGTTAATTAAAGGGCTTAGCACAGAACAAAAAGAACAACTTCAAAGTTTGTTCTCTTAA
- the rluF gene encoding 23S rRNA pseudouridine(2604) synthase RluF: MTSEVTKRLNKYISDTGLCSRREADKLIEQNRVTINDKLPELGTKVAQGDQVKVDGKLVKAVAEDKSDRIYLVYNKPIGITCTTERHVKGNIIDAIKHKQRIFPVGRLDKPSEGLIILTSDGDIVNKILRAENAHDKEYEVTVNQPISERFVQKMAKGVPILGTVTKPCKVNARGKFQFSIILTQGLNRQIRRMCEFLGYEVTKLKRTRIMHLELGNLKPGQWRNLTEKELNQLNSAVQKSSKTAG; this comes from the coding sequence ATGACCTCTGAGGTAACAAAGCGTCTTAATAAATATATCAGTGATACTGGACTGTGCTCACGACGTGAAGCTGATAAATTGATTGAGCAAAATCGGGTTACCATTAACGATAAGCTGCCTGAACTGGGTACTAAAGTAGCGCAGGGCGATCAGGTGAAGGTTGATGGTAAGCTTGTTAAAGCCGTGGCCGAAGACAAATCAGACCGCATTTACTTGGTATACAACAAGCCCATTGGCATTACCTGTACCACCGAGCGCCATGTAAAAGGTAATATTATCGATGCCATTAAGCACAAACAAAGAATCTTCCCAGTAGGCAGACTTGATAAGCCATCAGAAGGATTGATTATTCTGACCAGTGACGGCGATATTGTGAATAAAATTTTGCGTGCTGAAAATGCCCACGATAAAGAATACGAAGTTACCGTTAACCAACCCATTAGTGAACGTTTTGTTCAAAAAATGGCAAAAGGCGTACCGATTTTAGGCACCGTGACTAAACCGTGTAAGGTAAATGCACGTGGCAAGTTTCAGTTTTCAATTATTCTAACCCAAGGCCTAAACCGACAAATCAGGCGCATGTGCGAATTTCTCGGCTACGAAGTGACTAAACTGAAACGCACACGCATCATGCACTTAGAGCTAGGTAATTTAAAACCAGGCCAATGGCGTAACCTTACGGAAAAAGAGCTAAATCAACTGAATAGCGCTGTGCAAAAATCATCTAAAACCGCAGGGTAG
- a CDS encoding EF-hand domain-containing protein, with translation MTAQLSDEKIEEIKKDFTFFDQDGNGQIDLTEFIELLTVISPKTKASHVQEGFKLIDSNNDGYIDFEEFLEWWQECWWEY, from the coding sequence GTGACCGCTCAACTTTCAGACGAAAAAATTGAAGAAATAAAGAAAGATTTCACCTTCTTCGACCAAGATGGTAATGGTCAAATTGATTTAACGGAGTTTATCGAGTTATTAACCGTTATTTCTCCAAAAACAAAAGCCAGCCATGTACAGGAAGGTTTTAAATTAATAGACAGCAATAACGACGGCTATATCGATTTCGAGGAATTCCTTGAGTGGTGGCAAGAGTGTTGGTGGGAATATTAA
- the trhO gene encoding oxygen-dependent tRNA uridine(34) hydroxylase TrhO: protein MSKYIVCAMYKFVALENFEAMRQPLLTAMESNGIKGPLLLASEGINGTVSGTREGIDGLLQYLNADERINPISCKESLHEEQPFYRTKVKLKKEIVTMGVEGIDPRKTVGTYVKPADWNALISDPDVTVIDTRNGYEIEIGTFKHAIDPKTETFREFPEYVAKTLSPEKNKKVAMFCTGGIRCEKSTAYLKEQGFDEVYHLEGGILQYLEDVPKEESLWEGDCFVFDNRVAVNHDLEKSDYHQCYACRLPITDEDMQSEKYESGVSCPHCFGTHTEDQLSRFREREKQVNLAKMRKQEHVGTEARITMEQKREEKARLQRERALKARENQA, encoded by the coding sequence ATGTCTAAATATATCGTTTGCGCGATGTACAAATTTGTTGCGCTTGAAAACTTCGAGGCCATGCGCCAACCCCTATTAACTGCCATGGAATCTAATGGCATTAAAGGTCCGCTTTTACTTGCCAGCGAAGGCATCAATGGCACAGTTTCAGGCACGCGAGAAGGTATTGATGGATTACTTCAATATCTTAATGCCGACGAGAGAATTAATCCTATCTCTTGTAAAGAATCACTTCACGAAGAACAGCCTTTTTACCGCACCAAGGTTAAGCTCAAAAAAGAAATCGTCACCATGGGTGTTGAAGGTATCGACCCACGTAAAACCGTAGGTACGTACGTGAAACCAGCCGACTGGAACGCGCTTATTAGCGACCCCGATGTGACTGTGATAGATACTCGAAATGGTTATGAAATCGAAATTGGTACTTTTAAGCACGCTATCGACCCTAAAACTGAAACTTTTCGGGAGTTTCCAGAGTATGTCGCTAAAACATTAAGCCCAGAAAAAAACAAAAAAGTGGCCATGTTTTGCACCGGCGGTATTCGCTGTGAAAAATCTACGGCTTATTTAAAAGAGCAGGGGTTTGATGAGGTATACCACTTGGAAGGCGGTATTCTTCAGTATTTAGAAGATGTACCAAAAGAAGAGTCATTGTGGGAAGGCGACTGTTTTGTATTTGATAATCGTGTGGCTGTGAATCACGATCTTGAAAAAAGTGATTATCATCAGTGCTATGCCTGTCGTTTACCGATTACCGATGAAGACATGCAAAGTGAAAAATATGAGTCTGGCGTAAGCTGCCCGCATTGTTTTGGAACCCATACAGAAGATCAACTTTCCCGTTTTCGTGAGCGCGAAAAGCAGGTGAATCTTGCCAAGATGAGAAAGCAAGAACACGTGGGTACAGAGGCACGAATTACTATGGAACAAAAACGTGAAGAAAAGGCCCGCTTACAACGTGAGCGCGCATTAAAAGCAAGAGAAAATCAAGCATAG
- a CDS encoding VC2046/SO_2500 family protein: MAWEWNGTLSKAAGNATLFALYLAMQQSALADTISIESPSEDEASSDITQRLEALNFYRKAPLFASESDWLHMNRLSQKIAHQVTQQEPSSLQFDEVRLHNEMHPVPLAQTNDAKKIRQDIITNCSLATQKRIAATYSSSIGEDNTMLSDIIEQSESFLAA, translated from the coding sequence ATGGCATGGGAATGGAACGGCACGCTGTCAAAAGCAGCGGGTAATGCCACGCTTTTTGCTTTGTATTTGGCAATGCAGCAAAGTGCGCTTGCCGATACAATATCGATAGAAAGCCCTAGCGAAGACGAAGCCAGTAGTGACATCACACAACGACTAGAAGCGCTTAACTTTTACCGCAAAGCACCACTTTTTGCGAGTGAGTCAGATTGGTTACACATGAATCGATTGTCTCAAAAAATAGCGCATCAAGTAACACAGCAAGAGCCCTCATCATTGCAGTTTGATGAAGTACGCCTTCACAATGAAATGCACCCAGTGCCACTTGCACAAACAAATGACGCTAAGAAAATCAGGCAAGATATTATTACTAACTGTTCGTTAGCAACGCAAAAGCGCATTGCCGCTACTTATTCCTCCTCTATTGGTGAAGACAACACCATGCTTAGTGACATCATTGAGCAGTCTGAGTCCTTTCTTGCTGCCTAA
- a CDS encoding tetratricopeptide repeat-containing response regulator, whose protein sequence is MNFSNKQVLIVEDQRPFLLLLRGLLHSMGASDVVTKSSAEKALSLCKKQKFDIIVCDLHLGVDKKNGFELIEELRIKRLIKPTTVFILISADSARPVVLGSIERRPDDYLIKPFSQVQLKTRITRAWQKRQFLGAVLQEVANENINDAIDLCEDLISTPSPYTGTCEQLLVELYLRLEQYDKALDVLAPYLEGKPILWAKVALAKTYLALEEFDKAIGIAEDIIKRNRFNAEAHDVLAKANDAKDQGEAAISAIKHAIKLSPFSLPRHFSACSIARNHKDYILASTSSLAIWDLSKRTVHQNSLHWCGFIRSLLDVAEYTDDKRTRNRYQQEALLALQRGKFDENILRIDEDFDVSIFGSIINARVNAIDGKMLDAKKNLAQSQAAIDEKYTTPPITFIPDSLKVMYDLGEFEDALQLQDIIKQQNLEFDSNSDFLLRSETTKVQQNMTNYQQFNREGIQLYQQGQYEKAKDSFALAQGFSPVNTGVALNLLQCLLQILSKNQKPDPDLFKECRRLYKLIDDMPLKVQHEEKYSTLRNDLDTFMGIT, encoded by the coding sequence ATGAACTTTTCGAATAAGCAGGTGCTTATTGTTGAAGATCAACGCCCTTTTCTCTTATTACTACGTGGATTATTGCATTCCATGGGCGCAAGTGACGTTGTTACCAAGTCTTCTGCGGAAAAGGCGCTGTCACTGTGTAAAAAGCAGAAATTCGATATTATTGTTTGCGATCTTCATTTAGGGGTAGACAAAAAAAACGGTTTCGAGCTTATAGAAGAGCTGAGAATAAAGCGCTTAATTAAACCCACCACCGTGTTTATATTAATTAGCGCTGATAGTGCGCGCCCTGTAGTACTTGGCTCTATTGAACGACGCCCTGATGATTATCTTATTAAGCCCTTTTCACAGGTACAACTTAAAACCCGTATTACCCGCGCATGGCAAAAACGACAGTTTTTAGGGGCGGTATTACAAGAGGTGGCCAATGAAAATATCAACGATGCTATCGATTTGTGTGAAGATCTTATTAGTACCCCATCACCCTATACAGGCACGTGTGAGCAGCTTTTAGTTGAACTGTATTTGCGCCTAGAACAATACGACAAAGCACTGGATGTACTTGCGCCTTACTTAGAGGGAAAGCCAATACTTTGGGCTAAGGTTGCGTTGGCAAAAACCTATCTAGCTTTAGAAGAATTCGATAAAGCCATTGGTATTGCCGAGGATATTATTAAACGCAACCGGTTTAATGCCGAGGCCCATGATGTATTGGCGAAAGCCAATGATGCAAAGGATCAGGGCGAAGCCGCGATTTCTGCGATTAAGCATGCCATAAAACTTTCGCCCTTTTCTTTGCCTAGGCATTTTAGTGCATGCTCCATAGCGCGAAACCATAAGGATTACATTTTAGCCTCTACCTCTAGTTTGGCCATATGGGACTTATCGAAAAGAACCGTACATCAGAACAGCCTGCATTGGTGTGGATTTATTCGAAGCTTGCTTGATGTCGCCGAATATACCGATGACAAACGCACGCGAAATCGCTATCAACAAGAAGCTTTGCTTGCCCTCCAACGGGGTAAGTTTGATGAAAACATATTACGTATAGACGAAGATTTTGATGTCAGTATTTTTGGCAGCATTATCAACGCTCGCGTTAATGCTATTGATGGGAAAATGCTTGATGCCAAAAAGAATTTGGCGCAATCACAAGCTGCCATAGACGAAAAGTACACCACGCCGCCAATCACATTTATACCGGATAGCCTTAAAGTCATGTACGACCTTGGTGAATTTGAAGACGCACTGCAACTTCAAGACATCATTAAACAGCAGAATTTAGAATTCGATTCTAATAGCGACTTCTTGTTACGTTCAGAGACGACAAAAGTCCAACAAAACATGACTAATTATCAGCAGTTCAACCGTGAAGGCATTCAGCTTTACCAACAAGGCCAATATGAAAAAGCAAAAGACTCCTTTGCCCTTGCACAAGGCTTTTCGCCGGTAAATACAGGTGTAGCCCTCAACCTATTACAGTGCTTATTACAGATATTAAGCAAAAACCAAAAGCCAGATCCTGATTTATTTAAAGAATGTCGTCGACTTTATAAACTTATTGATGACATGCCACTAAAGGTGCAACACGAAGAGAAATACTCTACGCTACGTAACGACTTAGACACTTTTATGGGAATTACATAA
- a CDS encoding ATP-dependent 6-phosphofructokinase translates to MSKRVAVLTSGGDAPGMNACIRAIVIACERQGFTLFGYQHGYNGLLEQEYEILAPQATHNLIQQGGTVLHSARCEPFKTDEGAKTAATNLTKLEVDTLIVIGGDGSFRGADHLADFWHGQIIGIPGTIDNDVAGTDATIGYYTAIDTVVSSIDKVRDTADAFERIFIVEVMGRHAGFLALNSALASAADYVILPETFDQCDAELDKITGQIEKRRQLKGAISFIIVVAENVWPGGLNDLANKLVSKTQSEVRPVTLGHVQRGGSPVSQDRLLATKLGTYAVSLVGSDTNGVMVGELNGTPSEIPLTQTWEKNKPLNPSSMETMLTIMNERY, encoded by the coding sequence ATGTCGAAACGCGTTGCAGTGCTAACATCGGGTGGTGATGCGCCAGGAATGAATGCTTGTATTCGAGCTATTGTTATAGCCTGTGAGAGACAAGGATTTACGCTGTTTGGTTACCAGCATGGTTATAACGGCTTACTTGAGCAAGAGTATGAGATACTTGCGCCTCAAGCAACGCACAACCTCATCCAGCAAGGGGGCACCGTACTACACAGCGCCCGTTGCGAACCTTTCAAAACCGACGAAGGAGCAAAAACTGCTGCCACTAACCTTACAAAACTAGAGGTTGATACCCTCATTGTGATTGGCGGCGATGGGTCTTTTAGAGGTGCTGATCATTTGGCAGATTTCTGGCACGGTCAAATTATTGGTATTCCAGGTACCATAGACAATGATGTCGCTGGCACCGATGCCACCATTGGTTATTACACCGCTATCGATACAGTCGTTTCATCAATCGATAAAGTCAGAGACACTGCAGACGCGTTTGAACGTATTTTCATTGTAGAAGTGATGGGCAGACATGCCGGTTTTCTTGCGTTGAATTCAGCCCTCGCCTCGGCGGCTGATTACGTTATTTTGCCAGAAACCTTTGATCAATGTGATGCAGAACTGGATAAAATTACTGGGCAAATTGAGAAGAGAAGACAACTCAAAGGCGCGATTAGCTTTATTATAGTGGTAGCTGAAAATGTGTGGCCTGGTGGACTTAACGATTTGGCCAACAAACTGGTATCAAAAACCCAGTCTGAAGTTCGCCCTGTAACGCTAGGTCATGTTCAGCGTGGTGGTTCACCGGTGAGTCAAGATAGGTTGCTTGCTACTAAGTTAGGCACCTATGCTGTGAGTTTAGTGGGTAGTGACACCAACGGCGTTATGGTAGGTGAACTTAATGGTACGCCCAGTGAAATTCCCCTTACACAAACATGGGAGAAGAACAAACCGTTAAACCCTTCTAGTATGGAAACCATGCTCACCATCATGAATGAACGATACTGA
- a CDS encoding LytR/AlgR family response regulator transcription factor — protein sequence MTKQVIKTLVVDDEPLARRGLRARLERHDDIQVLAECQNGLEAVSSISQLRPDLVFLDIQMPGLNGFQVIHKLRELNQPIPMVVFVTAYDSYAIKAFDVHALDYLLKPADDERLKDALVKVREYFATQHQDEQSKRLVNLVAELTGDDCEEILRKLANGEPVETNPYPDVLAIKDGSEVTRVNVQDIQWIDAAGDYMCVHALDGMHIMRKTMKELEQELNPQWFVRVHRSAIANIRFVKKLVSHISGEYHLILQNDTELKVSRSHRDKVKAAMKM from the coding sequence ATGACAAAGCAAGTAATTAAAACCCTAGTGGTAGACGATGAACCACTCGCTCGCCGTGGACTTCGGGCTAGGTTAGAACGTCATGACGACATTCAGGTACTTGCTGAGTGTCAAAATGGGCTTGAAGCAGTAAGTAGTATTTCACAACTTCGTCCCGATTTAGTGTTTCTTGATATTCAGATGCCTGGGCTAAATGGCTTTCAGGTTATCCATAAGCTGCGTGAGCTCAACCAACCTATCCCCATGGTAGTGTTTGTTACTGCGTATGACAGTTATGCGATTAAAGCATTCGATGTGCATGCGTTAGACTACTTATTAAAGCCTGCAGATGATGAACGCCTTAAAGATGCCCTAGTGAAAGTGCGAGAATATTTCGCCACACAGCATCAAGATGAACAGTCTAAACGCTTAGTGAATTTGGTGGCCGAGTTGACTGGCGACGATTGCGAAGAAATCTTACGTAAGCTAGCCAATGGTGAGCCGGTTGAAACCAATCCTTACCCCGATGTATTGGCCATTAAAGATGGTTCTGAAGTTACCAGAGTGAATGTTCAAGACATACAGTGGATAGATGCCGCGGGTGACTACATGTGTGTTCATGCATTAGATGGTATGCACATTATGCGTAAAACCATGAAGGAGCTCGAGCAAGAGCTTAACCCTCAGTGGTTTGTGAGAGTACATCGTTCCGCTATCGCTAATATTCGTTTTGTGAAAAAATTAGTAAGCCACATTAGCGGTGAGTATCACCTCATTTTGCAAAATGACACCGAACTAAAAGTAAGTCGTAGTCATAGAGACAAAGTAAAAGCGGCGATGAAAATGTAA